GTGCAGTATTTAGAGTTAATGGCAGAGTGTGTCTCAGTTACTTCAGCAAGTGAAGACAGCAGAAGCCAGTAGTCTGAAGTATTCTCAGTTCTGATGCTGACACTGTCAGTTTAGGCCAGTCATTTAATGCATCTGCATCAGTTTCTTTACCTATGAGAATGAGGATGGCTGCTTCCGTCCCAGAGCACTGGAGAACCTTGGTTGCTTTTGATATAGAACTTTACAAATGTACCAAGCAAGTATACTTTCAATAAGAATAATGTTATGATCTGACTGCCAAATGAAGCATTTGTAAATAAGTTATTTGCCGTCTATTAAACCCAAGCTCACACTAACTGGCAGGAAGCCACTGTTCCTTCATGGCAATTGTATTTCAATTTTGTTTCAGATACACTGTGCTTCCTTGCATCACCCAAGCTCTCACCTAACAAGGCAAAGGAGGATGACACCTTTCTGGAGAGGGATTTCCCTCAGACCCATAGGAGCCATATGCAGGGATGATAATGAATGTGTCTCTAGGCTATGCAGGTAACTACTCATTCCCACATGCTTAAGGGAAGGATAAAGGTACAGGAATGTTTCACACCAGTGTGCAGGGGGAATTTTCACTGAATTATCACGATGCTGGAGATGAAGTTTATTCTGTATAGAAAGAATAGCTGCAGCAAGGCTTAGAACAATAGATTCAGCcatttttcaaaattaattttctcAGTGCAAACTGCATGCAGAACAGTTCCTAGGAGTCCGATGTTAGGAGcactggcacttttttttttttttttacactttgtGCTACAAAGATTGTATCTTTTCTAATAAAGAAGTTGGAATTTAGAAGCTTGTAGTGTTGGTCTAGCAGTGCTAGGCCCAGGATGTTAACGagacaaggggagggggggtgaggtaatatcttttattggaccaacttctgacaGTAAAAGAcaggcttttgagctacacagcaCTCTTCTTCAGGAGGGGAAAGGTAGTCAGTGGTACAGctgaatacaaggtggaacagattgtttagcattaaTAGTTAAcacattctaagggaccattcttGCAGGACAGACTTGAGTGATGACtgctttttagttttaaaatcaATCCCCCTTCAAACAGGTGGTGTCATTAAAAAGCAGCATCTCACAATAAAGGATGGATACATTTTTATTTAGATGAGACTGATAAGGAGCTCAGAAGTCTGAATGTGAATTAGTCCACATTACTAGACACAAACAGAACGGGGCCTCTCTGCTGCCCTCCCTTTCTCATTGCCTCCAACTACATCTAAACAAAGACAGCAAAAACTAAATTACTACTAAATAACTGAAGACTGACTCATACaggagagcccaggctggtggcaaTATGCCCAGCACCCTACACCCCCAATctaggaagagagagagatagtGCTGAGGCAGTGCACACTGCATTCACAATGGTAAGTGAATAGAAGAGGTACCTTTAGTAGATAATAGAAGTCAAATTGTTATTTTAGATGCATTTGTGAGAGAGGTTGTTTTAGACTACTGTTTAACCAAGCTAGTATGTTGCCCCTTAGCCTTTCAGAGTTGCAAGAGCAGGTACAGAAAGATGCATATAGAAGGAAAAAGGGATGCAGTAAGGCATTCAGCATTGTAGTGAAACGGACAGGCAGGTGTTCTTAAGCCAGCATACCCAGCAATAAAGCACACCCACCAAGCAAGGCAAACCAAACCTTGTGCATTTCAGCTGCAGAGGAACTGGTTTCAGGGTCATCATATTTTACAATAAATTTTTGAAAGACCACCACCCTAGAAATCAAACAATCCCTCCCTGCCAACGTGTCTTTGATAGCATCATTTTTCCCTAAAAAGTGCTTTCAGGATGTGCTGAAGTAAGATTTGAGAACTATTTACACCAGATTTACTTTAAATTCTAGTTAGAGGGAGCTGAACCAAATGAACAATCCTATGTGCATGTGTACACTGGACTGAGACCTACATAACTATGTCAGCCCAGGCCTTTAATGATTGATACCATGTCTTTTTTTGCAGGAAGAATCACTGTTCCATAAGATTTTCCCGTGAGTGATCTATCACTAAGGAGAAGAAAATACTGTTAGTTCTTACAATGTTCAACCTTATATATACAATATTTATTAACTATCCTTAAGTTAGGACACTTTGAATTATGCAATtgcatatatttaatatttttcagaCAAATGTGTTATATGAAATGATGTAGGGTGTTTCATGAAAGTTGAAAGCATGCACTGGTCTAGACTGCACCTTCTGATGACAAGCTCAATAAAAGACCTTGCAtctcagggtttttttggtttttttttagttCACATTCTATAGCTTTCTATATGTGAAACAATGATTTGTATTTAGCAAACAGACTTGCTCTGTCTTGGGTCCAATGAACAAAAAGTCACAGTGGGGGGTGCAATCTGGGGAGGCACTCCCAAAAGAGAGTGTATTTGCAGCTGGACTATGGACATTTTACCCTTTGGCCAGGTGAGTGCATAAACCAATCATCTCTCCTCCCACTGATACCAGCCAGCAGTTCTCGGGCAAGCAGCCCTTCTGAGAAAGGGAACAGAGTGAGCAATCTTATTAAACAAGAGCCCCAAAATAGCAGATTCCTTCAATACTCCAGTGTTTCTAACGGTATTTGGAAGAAAACAAATCTATTGCTGCCAAACTGCTCAAAATCAAGTAAGAATAAGTTTAACTTAATAACTATTTCAGGTTTGATCAGCTTAATTAAGTATTTCTGTGACCATCACCTTTGCATGCTGATCAACAGGGCTAAAAGAAACTGAATCAAGTGAAATATCAAAATAAGTCTAGGTGCCACCTGCATAACAGATACTCTTCTCCCTTGTCGTGCATGGCACAGGTAGATATTGAGAGGGCACGAGGACCCAAAAGAACTGAGTTGAAAGATGGAATACCACTGAGGAGGAACCCTACACAAGATACAAGCACACTGTTTATAAAGTTTGATACAGAAAATCTATTTGATATTTATTAAACTTAGTTTCTCCAGTTACAGTTTTGCATTGTACAAAGCATTTTAATGACACAGTAGTTAAAAAGATCTTTACAAATTGAAATGTGATACCCTTTTCTCCAAATATTTTAATTGCcataaatttgtttaaaaatacacattaaaCGCATGTTTCAGACACTAAACTTTCTATAATCTCAATACCACAAAATACATAGAATATACTATACAGATGTGGAAAAATCTAGTTAGTATATAATACTTTGCTCACCATTAACAGCTTTATTACGTGAAATGCACATACTGACTTAGAAATCATAATTTTGAGCCTCAAAGTACCCTTTGAAATTTCAAATGTATTGCAACAAATAAAATCACagtttttttatgtttttgtaaGTTTTGGTTGAAGACCGATGCCtagaaacaaaatgtaaaacatGGACTTGTCATGTACAAAGCATAGGATAGAGACATCCCGTCATTAACAGTACCTTTCTGCATGATTAACAAGGGCTTTGAAGTGATAGGTTAAAAGTTACCTTCCCCTGCCCTACCCAACCCTCCTCAAAAGAAAACACAACCCTTCTtcaccaaataataataatttcaaataagATAAAGGATCTTTAATAAATATATAAGCACTTTATCCTCCATATACAAAATTTCTTCAAACCATTTAAAAGGGGGGACAAGATACAAACATCAGTAACTGTGCTTGAAAAAGTCATGTCTGGTCCTTGTAGTTGAACTTTCAGATATTTAATGCCAATGCAGCCAACAAATACGGGCTACAATCCTTGCGTACGTAACTGCATGATTTCCTAAGGTTGTATCTAAAAAATTCAAGATGGGGAACATTTCATTCCAATTTGCCAGTATGGACTCCATTAATAAACAGGGAGTTACATCAATTGGAATGGATGCATTTCTGTTAAGTTTCCAGATGGAATTAAAGCAGGTAAAAAAAGTTTACATGAGGATAGCCTATATAAACTATCCTGGAGCAGCACTTCAAACTGCTCAGCATAGTGTATTCAATTTAATCTCAGCTGAATATTAGAATAGAGAAAGAGCTAATGCTGTCATTCTCAAAGACTGTTCTATGAACTAGCATCCTCACAATGAGACAAAAATATAGTTTTATTTGTATAGCTACCCCTGCTCTTTCCTCCTAACACTGCTATGTTTAAATGGCATCACAGACAAAACTCCTTCAAAAATAATGCGATTTGACAACATGATTCTTTATGTACTTCCATCTCCAGGAAATCAGTCCTCTTAGAAGAGTCTGTGTTTGTCTAACAGAGCTGGCTAGCAAAAGCTTTGGCTACTCTTTGTTTAAAGATATCTAAGATTAGCTTTGTTGTTGGAAATAAACAGCTTTCCATAATACTGATTCACTAGACCTAAAGTAATTCAATCCGCAACCGAAATATTTATGAAATATTTGTTAGGGCGCTAACCAATGATTTGGAAGTTACTTGCTCCCCAATGGGTAAATTAATTCAAACTTGACTTGCTCAGGCCCTTTTGTAACTGTTTTAATATCAACACTGCAATGACAGTAACTTTTTCTGCTAGATAAACGAAATATTCAATAAAGCAAAGGTAGTGTCTCTTTTCTACTAGTTTGGCAAACTACACAGTTGCATGCCTAAAGATTTATTTCACTTGCCCCAGGCAAGTACAAAATTATATTCATAAAGTACTGACTCTCTATATGTTGGGGTCATTCATAAATACAttttagggtgtttttttttttttaatcacagcaaTCAAGCCTCAGCCATCTAAAAGAATATACATTGCACTCCTGTATAATATCAAGATTCCTCACCAGTAAGATGGTGATTCAGCACTCagtttaataaataatatatcAATATAATCAGTTGCACTATAATCTAAAAACAAGTATAACATATACTTTGGACAGACGgagttcatatatatatatatatatatatatacacacacatatattaaaGACACATACAATACAAATTGCATACTGCCGTCAAAAGACAAAAAACGAGCCATCCAATGTGCTCTGTTTTACGGTTAATATTTCAAATCAAAATAAATCATGGGCTATTTTGTTCTGGTGTCCTGAAGGCTCATTTATAATTATAAATGATGCAACTTGTCATTTTGGAACCTGAACATTTGACAGCAAATTCAAAATAATGTTCATGTCTGAGCAAGCCTAGTCTGATTATTaagcctttttttattttaaaaaaaggttcaccactgggggggggagggaagatgtggAGGGATGAATAAAAACTACAACACTGATATGTGTTAAAATATAATCACATAGGGAACCCTTAGTACCAGGAGTTAAGGATTCCCTCATGGTAAGACACTAGTGCAACTTGCATTAGCACTCAAATGACATGTATTTCCCACATTGCTGTTTAAGGTTAAAAAAAGACAGGTTTTGTTAGCCTGCATTTTGGCAGAGAGATGGACACTTATGaactattttcattttgttttaactaCTCTATCAGGCAAaataaaattctctctctctctctctgaagcaaTGGGTAAATCCCAAGTTAGATATGCTTTTGGAATTGTCAAACTGAGTTTAATTCATTTGAAATGGCCTAAGTTGAGGGAGGAGTGAGTTTGTTTTTAACAAGACCATTGCATATGTGTCTTACATAGATAAAAACCTGGGACAATATTCCAGAAGGATTTCACCAGAATGTATACTATTGAGGCAGGACTCTCTGTCAGTTCAGGTCCCCATTTTGAGAGACTGTAAAGAGTCTTctagatttttttagacaaacaTTTAGAATCCATTGGTCTGGAGCTGAGGGATACACTAAACTGGTCTCTTGAAAAATGTACCACCCAAAGATATTGGTGAGACTCTAGTTGAGAAAAAAACCAATATTCCCAGAGATGAGACCATTCCTGCTTACAGCAATGGTAACGGTGCACATAACGGAGCAAGCTAGAAACAGCCAGGCTGGCTACTGCAGCCctatacaaaaaaataaaataaaataaaatacaaacaatgcagctgctaAGAAGGTATTTTTATATAGCGTCAaaagtgtgctaggcactttagAGTATTAAAGGAAAAATAGTTGACCGTGTCCCATTAACCAAGATGCAGAGTTTGAGAGTAGAGAAAGTTCCATCTCTAATAGCAAACAGAGAAACTAACTTACATAGTGATTCAAATAAAAAGGGTTATCAAACAGCCCTGAATGTAGGCTGAAATATAATGGGGAGTTATAGGTTGACTAACTGTCTCCATTTGCATGTAGCAAACTTTTCTGGAAGTACAAATAATGTTGGAACACAAAGGAAGCTCTATGAATATGCAGCTACAGTTTAGTGAAGTTACTAATTTGCAAAACTTCTTAACTCTTAAAGCCCATAGGACATACTGCAGTACTAAGTAGCGTAGAATTCTATTCCTTCTTTTGAGGTTGCCATCATTTTGGCACTTAACTACAACTACACACAAATTTAGTGCAATAATTTTCCTGAACATGCACGTTCACATCTGGTACAGGACAAGGGGGGGCAATGGGAGATAAAAACAAAGCAGCATTCCACAATACCACTCTAATGGGTTCAGAGTTTGACTCTTTAAAAGGAGACCACTGTAACAGGAAGTCAGTTTCTATGACACACACTAGGACTGATGAAAAAGAAATGGAATTTTACCAAAAGTACTGCAGAAGACCAACTCCATACAGTATATATGGTCCTGCTGTAAAACTTCATCTTGTAAACAGTTCATAAAATCTTCATCTAAAAGTAAGGCATAAGGCACACCAGACATGATAGGGGCACTAAGCAATATTGAAAGGAATATAATTTTTAACCTTTTACTCAGACAATAATCTTATGTGGAAAGGTACTTTGGATTACAACTTCTTAAAAGCAGCCACTTGGAACTCAATGCAGGATTCTTGTTGCACCAACATACTTCTAAAGTGAATATTCTGCTCCCCTAAAACATCTAACATTAACAGGGGCCTCCATTAACATGGGGGTAAAtagacattttaaataaattctaCATCAGAACAGTTTCACAATATCACTGTGAAAGATGTGCTCTGCACCCCACAATGGCCATTATCACGTGATAGTGTCCATCAATTAGCAGACCCAAAAGGAAAAGATGGATCTTAAATTGCTTTTTATGTTTTTGGTTTCCCAGTCAATGGAAATGATACAAACAGCTCTAATAGGAATTATTTATCTGTTCTTTCAACTGTTAAGTTGGCTGCTTCAATAAGGGTCAAATAATGACAAACAAGGAGACAAAACTTATTTTAAATGGAGAGATAAAAAAAGCACAAGATTGTCCATTTATGAAACGTTTCCAGTATGCACCTATCAGAGACAGAAGCTCATTCTCACACCACTTCCATATTGCATTAAATGCAAGTTTACTGTAATGTTTTGTGTTTGCTATAGTGTTAACCAAGTTTTCTgaaattgttttgaaaaaaaacaacccaagttAGACATAACTAAATCTTTCCATATACATCtcttatattttcatttaaatgaaatatCTTAATGTGTAGAAGAATATCTCTTGAACTTTTCTTAAAATTTAGTACAAATTCTGTAATAATAAAACTGTACTTATTTAAGATTTGAGTCATAGGCATTAGGCATGAAAAACTTGGTGTCCCTACACTTTAGAACCTATCAACCCTTATTTTGTTTTACAAGCTCTACCACCACAAGACATTACAGAGTAACAAGCTCACGCAGTACTTAAATAAAGTGTCTACATTTAATCTCTGCTAAGTACTTGATAGGGTAAGTTTATAGGAAG
Above is a genomic segment from Mauremys reevesii isolate NIE-2019 linkage group 8, ASM1616193v1, whole genome shotgun sequence containing:
- the LEAP2 gene encoding liver-expressed antimicrobial peptide 2 — translated: MQCLKVIAVLLLSAALLSQIHCASLHHPSSHLTRQRRMTPFWRGISLRPIGAICRDDNECVSRLCRKNHCSIRFSRRY